One stretch of Ficedula albicollis isolate OC2 chromosome 7, FicAlb1.5, whole genome shotgun sequence DNA includes these proteins:
- the CFLAR gene encoding CASP8 and FADD-like apoptosis regulator produces the protein MTRCQVPAFLIHQIQEELDKEEEEMMVFLCRDLAPDLATADLKDILVALNEREKLTPVGLAELLYRVKRFDLLRRILNTEKATVEAHLARSLRLIPDYRVLMVEINENLEKEEVGSLGFLLRDYAPRMKMAKDKSFLALIIDLEKLNLVAPNQLDLIENCFRSIHRIDLIKKIQKYKHEASVSSVYSQPVYVNALQASLPNLNLIDPPYHSGIQNENTEKLQNGSNLSLAEPVHMSIQESGSVPHKMSDDTYRMLSQPLGICLIIDCIGNDTDVLEETFRGLGYEVHCYRYLNINSMNQTLLEVARWQKHRNCDSFVCILVSRGNSQSIFCTDHAFSGFPLEQIKKYFTADSCPGLLGKPKLFFIQSYVVPENEQECTSLLEIDGKGENISAEVTIPHAADIFWSHCKVDVSTLEQSPTASSYYLRCLAELLRNPYKRKLCILAIHMELNKKVYDLNTTAGPSQQYSLLLQHTLRKKLFFHT, from the exons ATGACCAGGTGCCAAGTGCCAGCTTTCCTCATTCATCAGATTCAAGAAGAATTGGataaagaagaggaagagatgaTGGTTTTCCTGTGCCGAGACCTTGCTCCTGACTTGGCCACTGCTGATCTTAAAGACATCTTGGTGGCTTTGAATGAGAGAGAGAAACTGACTCCTGTTGGCTTGGCTGAGCTGTTGTACAGAGTTAAGAGGTTTGACTTACTGAGGAGGATCCTGAACACTGAGAAAGCAACAGTGGAAGCTCACCTTGCCAGGAGTCTCAGACTTATCCCTGATTACAG GGTACTAATGGTAGAGATaaatgaaaatctggaaaaagaagaagtGGGTTCTCTTGGTTTTCTACTCAGGGATTATGCACCTCGTATGAAAATGGCAAAAGATAAG AGTTTTCTAGCTCTTATAATTGACCTGGAGAAGCTAAATTTGGTGGCTCCTAATCAACTGGACTTGATAGAAAACTGTTTTCGAAGTATTCACAGGATAGACTTGATTAAGAAGATTCAGAAGTACAAACACGAAG CTTCAGTGTCTTCTGTTTATTCTCAGCCAGTATATGTAAATGCTCTTCAGGCTTCTCTCCCTAATCTCAATCTGATTGATCCTCCTTATCACTCAGGG ATTCAGAatgagaacacagaaaaattacaaaatggATCAAATCTTTCTCTGG CAGAACCAGTTCACATGTCCATTCAGGAGTCAGGATCAGTGCCACATAAG ATGTCTGATGATACTTACAGAATGCTAAGTCAACCTTTAGGAATATGCCTGATAATAGATTGTATTGGCAATGACACTG ATGTcctggaagagaccttcagaGGCTTGGGCTATGAAGTTCATTGttacagatatttaaatattaactcCATGAATCAAACATTGCTTGAAGTTGCAAGGtggcagaagcacagaaattgtGACAGCTTCGTTTGCATATTGGTCAGCCGTGGAAACTCTCAGAGCATCTTCTGTACAGATCACGCCTTTTCTGGATTCCCTTTGgaacaaataaagaaatactttaCAGCAGACTCATGTCCTGGACTCCTCGGAAAACCGaagcttttttttattcagagcTATGTTGTGCCAGAAAATGAGCAAGAGTGTACCAGTCTTTTGGAAATTGATGGGAAAGGTGAGAATATCAGTGCCGAAGTCACTATCCCTCATGCAGCAGACATCTTTTGGAGTCATTGCAAGGTGGATGTGTCTACGCTAGAACAATCACCAACTGCATCCTCATATTACCTGCGTTGTCTGGCTGAACTACTCCGTAATCCTTATAAAAG GAAACTCTGCATATTGGCTATCCATATGGAACTGAACAAAAAAGTTTATGATTTGAATACGACCGCTGGCCCAAGCCAACAATactcactgctgctccagcacacactgaggaagaaacttttttttcacactTAA